From the genome of Spinacia oleracea cultivar Varoflay chromosome 2, BTI_SOV_V1, whole genome shotgun sequence, one region includes:
- the LOC130467115 gene encoding formin-like protein 5 gives MFATKNLVIIQLCLLLLLQISISHCSLSTSQKKGVDGDNVAACTNNCTIICQFPCQPPPRPPTPSPPPPPPPPPRSYLTETPPPPASSGSQGVNCPPGSVPCCEYPNSPPMSGGGPFDQGSQGQYVPPSPYTYVPYNNFSASTTTRSTSDLFGKPLFSAIFFMFFFSLT, from the coding sequence ATGTTTGCAACAAAAAACCTTGTAATAATACAATTatgtttattattattgttgcaaATTTCTATAAGTCATTGCTCTTTATCAACATCCCAAAAGAAAGGAGTTGATGGAGATAATGTTGCAGCTTGTACAAATAATTGTACCATTATTTGTCAATTTCCATGTCAACCACCACCAAGGCCGCCAACGCCGTCACcaccgccgccaccaccaccaccgccgcgaAGCTACTTGACGGAAACTCCACCACCACCGGCATCTTCAGGTTCTCAAGGGGTTAATTGTCCTCCGGGAAGTGTGCCATGTTGTGAGTACCCTAATAGTCCTCCAATGAGTGGAGGAGGGCCTTTTGATCAAGGAAGTCAAGGTCAATATGTTCCACCAAGTCCTTATACTTATGTGCCCTACAATAACTTCTCTGCTTCTACAACCACTAGGTCTACTAGTGACTTGTTTGGGAAGCCTCTTTTTTCTGCTATTTTCTTCATGTTCTTCTTTTCTTTAACTTAA